The genomic stretch TgtaaaagataacaattttcaaagcgcctgcacactataaactgcaattacgagacagttacgaatattaaTTTGCCATAGACTATtagaaggcactaagttagaatatatgtttgtctttatgatagaTATATGgttaaacttaaagcttgactgttagaccgctttataataaaatacatgttcgtgtataatggctatataataagcatacacagattttcttgatcgtgacaacaaggcaaactctacatcggtgttagaaatataatgcacttgaaccagaagtgcaaatacatggtcaaggcttacgtaaagcgtgcgaagccgcgggaaacagctagttagtttataaattgctatacatttttttgaCAGGTGATAAAAAACTCATTTACTATCCGCTGATTAGGccaagtacatatatatatatatatatatatatatatatatatatatatatatatatatatatatatatatatatatatatatagaaagataGGCTTGTCTTACTTTCCACCTATCTATCTGTCGGTCAGTATCTTGAAAACGGACTGACCTATAAGctttgtatgaaactttattgttttatgacGGATACTgctttatatatgtaaataacacTACATGGGATTTCGCTGAGCATAtgcaaataatttaacatttttcaaatagatATGCATAATAACGAcgaaaatagcataataaaaaatgaacaatcTCAATAACCAATAATAGATTCAAATATGTAATACTAACACCTGTAGACTAAATACCCTAAACATACACGACATAATTTTAAGTGTTGGTGATTGCTGTTGCACACTGcacggaaattaatcgtttttttcaaaactttattgaACTGTATGTTATGATTGTTTACCTCTTCCGATAACACAACATCTTTATTCATTGTTACACAGATGGATGGAAATGGGaaataactgataagactaatgagttacttagttCTCTTAGTCCTTTGAATACTCGTCATGGTAAATAGCATTGACCCATTCACCCAATTTATCCATTTCTTTCAAATGTTaaggtttgtaataaaaaattatttatagaattgtCTAAATGTTTGATAgcatcataataattttatatatatatatatatatatatatatatatatatatatatatatatataagctaggTAGGCTAGCTTGTTAATATTTCCAACTTTATTTCAGTCTTTTCCAATATTACGTATTTCTCCTAatccataaaatttaatttttgtttttgaacgCTGTTTTTTATTTCCTATGTTATGTGAAAGTCagattttattttccttttataccACATTCGATTCAAAATTTAAGGCTGAATAATTtctgtaatagtttttttcaacCTTACTACACTAACACTTACAGAGAGAAATGAGTAGTAGAGAAAATAACATGAATAATATTTGCGAAAACTatagatgttttaaattgttaagtcATTGAAGACTGCAAATTAGACGTACGTAACATCTTTTTATGGGAATTaaatttactgaatattttaccaACTGTGCGAGGTGAAATGTTAGAAACAAAATGACTTcgttcaaaatatttacattattcatcCAGTACTTGTTCATACCAGTAGAAAAGCTCAAGATGACAGTTAAGTACCTACTTCCTTAAACGTGAGTGCTCTATTTACTTATATATGTGACCTATCTCTTGCCTTATAAAACATTGCAATTGATGGGAACCCAATTACAGGGGTGTAAACTGTTTTCGTTGCAAAAGTTTCGATGTATGATATacgtaaactatttttattgctttcgcatattttttttactttttacagtaaACCTTATTAGACTATTTACAATTGCAAAGCTATATTATACTATCTACACAATACCAATTACGTATAACATATTCACTGCCAGAGTTTCCACGAAAATGACCGCTACATAATACCATCAACAACCAAATGGCGATTACTTGGACGGATTGCCTGTCCGTACCTCCTACCTATCTCTAGTAGACGTTTACTCCAACTCCCAATGGTAATGTTATGACAGTTGTCGTGACTCTCTTTAGCACGTGAGGTATGAAACTCAAAAACATAATAGCTGAGGATTAATGTGATTTTGTATGGACTGTCATGGGAGCGGGATGTCTTCAGGGTATTTCCGATCTACCTGtatgtcaattttaaatttcaatttaaaaaaatctttattccacaacTTTGATAAACAGTTTTCATTTACACACATATGACATACATATAGAATATGACATATGTATAGAATATGATACACATATAGGacataatatacatttcttaaaataaacaataactgaaatagacattaacataaagagaaaataagtttgattaatttatacagtttttcttaaattataaatacttttctagGTATCTACAAACCTGTGAAATAGTAGACAACCCCCTAGGCAAGCCTGTTTGGGGTAGCCATccctattattaacaaaaaacgaCTTGGAGGATGGCTGTGCTGCATTACTACAAAGCACATAACTTCAGATATACAAGTTTGTGCacacaatttcaaaactaataaaaatactaaataaaaagacTTCGCAAAACAAGTaagtgaattataaatatattattgaaagtaataaatcctttttataatacataaagtgCTTACAAACTAACAGCCTAGTAGTTCCTAGAGTACCCTATGCCAATTTTCGACAAGGACACTTCTCTGAAGGCATTACCCTGAGAAATCTTTCacaatcttataaaattaaaaggaacgatttaaaatttttaagatatacgtTTAAGGAGACATTTGtatcaatatatttagaaattaaattgaatatcctCGGTGCACTCCACGAAAAAAATTGTTGAACCATAGTTAGATTTGATTTAGgaaaaaaacagaattgtttcttaatatatataagataaattcCGTTCGTCAAAATTTTTCGAACttctgataaaaacattttttaaactttataaatatacaaattacgaAAGGAAAGAATTTTTAACTCCATAAATAATGGCCAGGAATGATCAGTAAAACGGGAATTGGTTATGATTCTCAGGAAGGACTTTTGGAGGATTATGATAGGATATAATGTGCTGATGTAAGCGCCTCCCCAGCATGCTAGTCCATATCTTAATCGAGATCCTATTAAGCCATGATACATGTTAATCAGGACTATTTTAGACAAAAGTTCCTTAACAAGTAAAAACCCCTAACAGTTCTTACCAGCTCtatctttaatttgtttacatggcTCTTCCAAGAAAGATTTGAGTCTATTATTAAACCTAAGTATTTAATTTGAGTCACCGATTCCAGCTTTAAGCAATTACAgttgctattatttttacattctaaatCATGATAACATAgtggattttcaaaatttagtttgcTTTTTGTATCAAAAACAAAGTATTTCGCTTTTTcacttaatatcataaaattcttatcaaaccaaaaacacaaataatttaaatctccCTGCATTAAGTTGCGAATTAATAGTAGATCTGGATTAGTGTACGACAacgctgtgtcatcagcaaacgcTGTCATCGCCATGCAACCTGCTTTTGCACAGttcattaatatatactaaaaaaagacTGGGCCAAGAACTGAACCTTGGGGCACTCCATATCTAATAATGTCACACTCACTAAATTTTCCATCAGTTTTCACATATTGTTCTCTATCTTGTAGATAGCTTACTAACCATTCATAAGCATGACCCCGTACTCCTgccaaccataattttttttaaagtataccatgatcaactgtatcaaatgcttttgttatgtcaacaaatAAGGCAGCACATTTATTTCCACTGTTAACAGAGTTGTATATATTATCCATGAAATCAATTAAGGCATCTTCTGTACTTAGGCCTTGCCTAAACCCATACTGGTTTTCACTTAACTTGACTTGAAAAaatcaattaatctttttttaattattttttctaagacttaattatttttttaatacgtttacaTAAGACTTCAGTTATCCAAGGTGTGAGTTTATTATTTCTATTCGTGGTTTTGTAAGAGTGGATGTTATTTTTAACTGCTGTATTAATCTTGTAAATGAGTAACTCGAAAGCTCCTGATAAAGATGATTCACTTATAACATCATCCCAGTCCATTCCACCTAGCTCAGTAAATAAcgattcataatttattttttctaatccGTGCTTGACTTATGGTGCTTTAGTACATATCTGCAAAGTTACAGAAATTAAAGAATGGTCGGTAATGCCTAAATGCATTACCTGGGCTTCGTGTATAACTCCTATATTGATAGTTGTGTTAAAACGAACAAAACAGTGATCTATGCAAGTTTGAGAAATACCAACAATACGAGTCGGTTCTTCAACTAAGTAACTCAACCCAAGTCCTGCCATTAAGTTTAAGTAGTTGTTTGCAATTATTTCATCACTCACAATATCACAGTTTATATctcctgtataaaaaatattccttCCCTCAAGGCTAGCGATATGTTGTTCAATATCTTTAAAGTATTGGTGTATAGACACTGCATGGAATCTGTACAAAGCGAGGAGGACAAAGTCTGACACACCGGTATGGAGGGTTAGTTGGAGACAATCTGCGGACTGCATGTCGTGAAGCGCTACTATAGCAGTACATTCATGTCCCTCCTGCACGTACACCGCTACACCACCCGCGCGATAACCCTCATTGCAGTTACTATACACAGTATACCCGtcaattttgtaatgatttatcTCGTTAGGCAAAACCCAAATTTCAGTTAGCACGATAAAGTTAGGtcggatttttaaattttcaatttccactaaaaacaaattaaaatttttcctgaGGCTCCTAATATTTTGGACAAAGAAGTTAACAAAATTAGCACAACTTTGATTTATACAGCCGTTATCTTCTATTTGtgacaattaaaaaagtaatatactaTAACCACTTAaggtttttataagtaaataattagtacaatataccttatatatatatatatatatatatatatatatatatatatatatatatatataaaacattaatagttATCATATGTATTAAGTAAAACTTTGCacctaaaaacaaaatgaaacaaaagataagtttacttataaaataagcctaaataacaaaacatatgagAAAAAGAGTCGTAGAAGTCACTTACAGGTCACTGATGTTGTCCATTGAGTTTAACACCTTCACAGTATCGCCTTGACTTTTCCGCATGAGTACCTTTCCGCCGCGGATCCACAGGTAGGTATACCATTTTTCCCTCTTGGCTTGTCGCGCGGCGTTCAGCAGTCGACGTCTCCCTGCGCTGAGGCTCTCGTTGACATACACGACCTCGGCAGGCTTGTCCGTCATCCCCAGATCGTGGCTGTTCAGATTACGCTTCACATGCCGCTTATGCAGAAGTCCCTCCGCGTCGATCCGTCGTACTAATTTGACGACAATGCCTGGTGGTCTGTCACTGCCGTCTCTGGTCCTCAGCCGATGACACGCGTCCACCATCATATCCTCAACTGGGTAGTCAAGTGCGCGGCCGACCATCTTCACCACTTTCAGTACATCCTCTCCCTTATTATAAGGTACGCCGTGGATCTCGACAGTATTCCGGCGAGAATACTGCTCCGCGTCGTCAGCCCTCTCCTCAGCCTGGGCCAACTTCTTGCGTAGGATGATGTTTTCACTTCTAAGCTCCTCAACGGTATTCAGCAAACTCTCCAACTGCTTCTTCTGCTGATTGACAATACCTTTTGTTTCAGATATTTCTTCGTGACACGCGTTTAAAGAAGCTCCCAAACTAGTTCCAACGCGTTTAAAGTCATCTTTCAACTCAGTAAACATCTTGAATATATCATCGTAAGAAAGTTGTCCTCCAATAGATTCCATCTTCATACTTTGGCGCCACGCTTTGGAACAAGCATCACAGCGCCAAACTTGTTCCTCATCAACTAAGTACTTAACATCTTCATTGCCAAGATTTATACATTTAGGATGAAATGAACCTCTACAGTcagaacatgtaattttttacttaacgTTTTTCAACGACTTCACACAAACTTTACAGTCAGACATAATTTCCACTTTACTACAACACTGCTTTGAAGAATCAGAATATCATTAAGCAAGAACtaagctaaaaaataataaaatattaaataaatacattcactGATTTTAACCATACACACGAGAAAGCAGGCGAAGTCACGCAAGGACAAGACTCTGCATGAACTCTTATCTGATAAAGAAGTAGGTAACAAACTACGCAGCACAGCCGGCACACAACCTTCCTGCTCCGAGTCTGACTCATTACTGATTACTCATTACTTATGTGTTATGTATATTCAGATAGAAAACATAGGAAAAATATCGGGTCTTTtccgtttaagggccagcaccttacaaacatactatacctgactgacagtgcatttaatagtttttttgaagtgaaaacttctttaggcgcgttgagcgttttggtagagggtaaaatcctcggttcgcgtcaccgacatgctaatgatactaacctgcatgaaaaagtcggtctcgctgtgttttttaaccgtagacttggccgcggactactaacctgcatgaaaaagtcagtctcgctgtgctaaaactgtcccggcggagcatgaaaacagactgcgaaaatcagtgacctttacggcttcctctcgcgatttaaaagtgaagccaatgtcgtacaattctgtaggatgcgtcaaattaaagctcttaatattggcaatctattggttacatttttaaatattaaaaaaatttcgaaataattttaattattgtttacattttatatagcgtttacaatgacaagaaaaaagtagtaagcgaggatttttttat from Homalodisca vitripennis isolate AUS2020 chromosome 2, UT_GWSS_2.1, whole genome shotgun sequence encodes the following:
- the LOC124355861 gene encoding uncharacterized protein LOC124355861; its protein translation is MESIGGQLSYDDIFKMFTELKDDFKRVGTSLGASLNACHEEISETKGIVNQQKKQLESLLNTVEELRSENIILRKKLAQAEERADDAEQYSRRNTVEIHGVPYNKGEDVLKVVKMVGRALDYPVEDMMVDACHRLRTRDGSDRPPGIVVKLVRRIDAEGLLHKRHVKRNLNSHDLGMTDKPAEVVYVNESLSAGRRRLLNAARQAKREKWYTYLWIRGGKVLMRKSQGDTVKVLNSMDNISDL